One genomic window of Candidatus Nitrospira inopinata includes the following:
- a CDS encoding thermonuclease family protein, producing the protein MNCDLCWTPSLKETDPNRLPTVKPRRPRRPPDSRPRRIPKEGYHLAPDKKPSSSLFLPHSQRRHNSGLISAHQITVIDGDTIRIGAERIRLRGIDAPELSEPNGWAATQRLRDLLGAGSIQLIPRGRDVYDRVVADVFVNGQNVAELLKHEGLAKSR; encoded by the coding sequence ATGAACTGCGATCTCTGTTGGACTCCTTCCCTCAAGGAAACAGATCCGAACCGGCTGCCGACCGTCAAGCCTCGTCGCCCTCGGCGCCCCCCGGACAGCCGACCACGCCGCATTCCCAAGGAAGGCTACCATCTTGCTCCCGACAAGAAACCCTCGTCATCGCTGTTCTTGCCCCACTCTCAACGCCGACACAATTCAGGACTCATCAGCGCGCACCAGATCACCGTCATCGACGGCGACACGATCCGGATCGGAGCGGAACGGATCAGGCTTCGCGGCATCGATGCACCGGAACTGAGCGAGCCGAATGGATGGGCGGCGACACAGCGGCTGAGGGATCTGCTGGGCGCTGGATCGATTCAGCTTATCCCGCGCGGCCGAGACGTGTACGATCGCGTGGTCGCCGATGTCTTCGTCAATGGGCAGAACGTGGCTGAATTGCTCAAGCACGAGGGATTGGCGAAATCGAGATAA
- a CDS encoding sigma-54-dependent transcriptional regulator translates to MAWQILLVEDEASVREAFALRLSDHGYMVQTADSGEEALSLLRTFEPDILVLDLVMPNLSGLDVLARVKRQFPHLLVILLTARGTVKDAVEATKLGAFDFVAKSIDMEDLLHALHRATELLALQRQVHLHSGQDTERYALDRVIAESPVTRAFLGQVRELVKNDRVTVLLQGETGTGKQYMARVIHYNGGRAHKPCIEVDCPSIPRELFESELFGHEKGSFTGAATRKTGLIEMAEGGTVLFDEVADLPLPLQAKLLRVLEERTLRRVGGSTTIPVDVRFMAATNHNLKDAVARGEFREDLYFRLNVVTLTVPPLRERREDIVPLAERFMEQFAVALKQPARRLADTVKAMLAQYDFPGNIRELRNLIERAVLFCSKDTLDAAHFPSDIHVGSRPTTVQRSPLPVASPQPSDPMQIHLAFRLGEQSLADLENRIIWEAIQRAGGNKTLAAKYLGITRWTLNRRRKSHPLTE, encoded by the coding sequence ATGGCTTGGCAGATTCTCCTCGTCGAAGATGAAGCCTCGGTTCGCGAAGCCTTCGCCCTTCGCCTCAGCGATCACGGCTATATGGTGCAGACCGCCGATTCCGGAGAAGAGGCTCTGTCGCTGCTCCGGACGTTCGAGCCCGACATTCTCGTGCTCGACCTGGTCATGCCCAATCTATCCGGGCTCGACGTGTTGGCGCGGGTCAAACGGCAGTTTCCTCACCTCTTGGTCATTCTCCTGACGGCGAGAGGCACGGTGAAAGACGCGGTGGAAGCGACCAAACTCGGAGCGTTCGACTTCGTCGCCAAGTCCATCGACATGGAGGACCTGTTGCACGCGCTCCATCGAGCCACGGAGTTGCTCGCGCTCCAACGCCAGGTCCATTTGCACAGCGGGCAGGACACGGAGCGCTACGCGCTCGACCGGGTCATCGCCGAGAGCCCCGTCACCCGAGCCTTTCTCGGCCAAGTCCGCGAACTGGTGAAGAACGACCGCGTGACCGTGCTGCTGCAAGGCGAGACGGGCACGGGCAAGCAGTACATGGCGCGGGTCATCCATTACAACGGGGGCCGAGCCCATAAACCCTGCATCGAGGTTGATTGTCCCTCGATCCCGCGCGAGCTCTTTGAGAGCGAATTGTTCGGTCATGAAAAGGGATCGTTCACGGGGGCGGCCACCCGCAAGACCGGTCTGATCGAAATGGCGGAGGGCGGCACCGTCTTGTTCGACGAAGTCGCCGATCTTCCCCTGCCGCTTCAGGCCAAACTGCTGCGCGTGCTCGAAGAGCGTACCCTGCGGCGAGTGGGGGGCTCGACCACCATCCCCGTGGACGTGCGATTCATGGCGGCCACCAACCACAATCTGAAAGACGCCGTTGCGCGCGGGGAGTTCCGTGAAGATCTCTATTTTCGCTTGAATGTCGTGACCTTGACAGTCCCACCTCTCCGAGAACGGCGAGAAGACATCGTTCCGCTCGCTGAACGGTTTATGGAACAATTCGCCGTGGCCTTGAAGCAACCGGCCCGCCGGTTGGCGGACACCGTCAAGGCGATGTTGGCGCAATACGATTTTCCGGGGAACATTCGGGAGTTGAGAAACCTGATCGAACGAGCGGTCTTGTTCTGTTCCAAAGACACGCTCGACGCCGCGCATTTCCCGTCGGATATCCACGTCGGTTCGAGACCGACGACCGTGCAACGTTCTCCCCTACCGGTTGCCTCCCCCCAGCCCTCCGACCCCATGCAGATTCATCTTGCGTTCCGGCTCGGCGAACAATCACTGGCCGATCTCGAAAATCGAATCATCTGGGAAGCGATTCAACGCGCCGGGGGCAACAAAACACTTGCAGCAAAATATCTAGGCATTACACGCTGGACTTTAAACCGACGCAGAAAGTCGCATCCCCTCACGGAATAG
- a CDS encoding PAS domain S-box protein gives MPPSPHPGKSSVPARSEFSAAEVLAWVSDCIEGGLCFLCHGALIFENAQFGELVEAVGEPLVGSPGGGGAFAPLRARLLDDAATWARKAVGARGAKTYRLADRAGHPLVYECRFNAVPFHGDTGVLLILQDVTERTLLAQEVSQAARFQSVLARIGTLAVSDASAQTLMDEAVRHTADALDVEICKILIARESDDDLTVVAGVGLDEKLIGTLTIEGGTHSQAGFAIRERLPVVVRDLRRETRFSPSRFLTDHGYVAGVCVPMLVEDLVYGVMAAHTVRVRDFNDKELEFLCTVANTVATVLERRRRADTQRDFYHRLFMAARDGIMLTDTNGHILEWNPALERMTGWSREEALGRRPSILNSGKHSPEFYERLWQTIRAGHPFADRFVNRRKDGSEFLVWESVSPVKDRDGTTQYYMAILTDLSEREQMLEALRHTEQVKLVGQLAGGLLHEIRNPLIGLGSLATHLAEQDSLPQAARDRCRLIAREAARIDGLLESHLSQLRPRPFDLQPCHLPSLIDETLALLRPNMLKQRIAVRTLIAPDVPHVTASRPHLQQVCLNVMMNALDAMPGGGTLTITIRPDEARRNSGVLLTFTDTGKGIPPEDLQRIFEPFFTSGKAKGVGLGLTITHDIIERHRGQMTIASPPGLGVTVEVWLPLKSED, from the coding sequence ATGCCCCCTTCGCCCCATCCCGGCAAGTCGTCCGTTCCCGCACGGTCGGAATTTTCCGCGGCCGAGGTGCTCGCCTGGGTCAGCGATTGCATTGAAGGCGGTCTTTGCTTTCTGTGTCACGGGGCGTTGATTTTCGAAAACGCCCAGTTCGGCGAGTTGGTCGAGGCGGTCGGCGAGCCGCTCGTGGGCTCCCCCGGCGGCGGAGGCGCATTCGCCCCCCTTCGCGCCCGCCTGCTGGACGACGCGGCGACGTGGGCGCGCAAGGCGGTCGGAGCGCGCGGCGCCAAAACGTATCGGCTCGCCGACCGAGCCGGCCATCCGCTCGTTTATGAATGCCGGTTCAATGCCGTGCCGTTCCATGGCGACACCGGCGTGCTGCTGATCCTGCAAGACGTGACCGAACGCACCCTGCTTGCCCAGGAAGTCTCGCAGGCGGCCCGCTTTCAATCGGTGCTCGCCCGCATCGGCACCCTCGCCGTCAGTGACGCCTCGGCCCAGACGCTCATGGACGAAGCGGTGAGGCACACCGCCGACGCGCTCGACGTCGAAATTTGCAAAATTCTCATCGCCCGCGAATCGGACGATGATCTGACCGTGGTGGCCGGCGTCGGCCTCGACGAGAAACTCATCGGAACGCTGACCATCGAGGGCGGAACCCACTCGCAGGCCGGTTTTGCCATTCGGGAACGGCTCCCCGTCGTCGTCCGCGACTTGCGCCGGGAGACCCGCTTTTCCCCCTCGCGGTTCTTGACCGACCACGGATACGTCGCCGGCGTGTGTGTGCCGATGTTGGTGGAAGACCTGGTGTACGGCGTCATGGCGGCCCACACCGTGCGCGTACGGGACTTCAACGACAAGGAGCTTGAATTCCTCTGTACGGTGGCCAACACGGTGGCGACCGTCCTGGAGCGGCGCCGGCGAGCCGACACCCAGAGGGATTTCTATCACCGTCTATTCATGGCGGCGCGGGACGGGATCATGCTGACCGACACCAACGGCCACATCTTGGAATGGAATCCCGCGTTGGAGCGAATGACGGGCTGGTCCCGAGAGGAGGCGTTGGGGCGGCGGCCGTCGATTTTAAACTCGGGCAAGCACTCGCCCGAATTCTACGAGCGTCTTTGGCAGACGATCCGCGCCGGCCATCCGTTCGCCGACCGTTTCGTCAATCGCCGAAAGGATGGATCGGAGTTTCTCGTATGGGAAAGCGTAAGTCCCGTCAAGGATCGCGACGGAACCACGCAGTATTACATGGCCATCTTGACCGATTTGAGCGAACGCGAACAGATGCTCGAAGCCCTGCGGCACACCGAGCAGGTCAAGTTGGTCGGCCAGTTGGCCGGAGGACTGCTGCATGAGATCCGCAATCCGCTGATCGGCCTGGGAAGCCTGGCCACGCACCTGGCCGAGCAGGATTCGCTGCCGCAAGCGGCCCGCGACCGTTGTCGGTTGATCGCCCGGGAAGCGGCGCGCATCGACGGGCTGCTGGAGTCGCACTTGAGTCAGTTGCGCCCCCGCCCGTTCGATCTCCAACCTTGTCATCTGCCGTCGTTGATCGATGAGACGCTCGCGCTGCTCCGCCCCAATATGCTCAAGCAACGAATCGCCGTCAGAACGCTCATTGCACCCGACGTCCCGCACGTCACGGCGTCGCGGCCGCATTTGCAACAGGTGTGTCTCAACGTTATGATGAATGCGCTCGACGCCATGCCCGGCGGCGGAACCCTGACCATTACGATCAGACCCGACGAAGCCCGGCGCAACTCCGGCGTGCTCCTCACCTTCACCGATACGGGAAAAGGCATCCCGCCGGAAGATCTCCAGCGGATCTTCGAGCCGTTCTTCACCAGCGGCAAGGCCAAGGGAGTGGGGCTGGGCTTGACCATCACCCATGACATTATCGAACGGCATCGCGGCCAGATGACCATCGCCAGTCCGCCCGGCCTCGGCGTCACGGTCGAGGTGTGGCTGCCGCTCAAGAGCGAGGACTAA
- a CDS encoding S8 family peptidase, with the protein MAKREVGLRATKEGVASAIGADVSALANFFASENVSIEPLFGMREERLQETVASLARETGSEVPDLSVYYHVEAPDERLDELANRLRQMPEVDAAYVKPPAEPAEFRLNNMAPQLDEPPHHTPDFTARQEYLNAAPVGIDARHAWTLPGGRGAGVNIIDIEWGWRFTHEDLTQNQGGVVSGTNSSVLRSENHGTAVIGEFSGDRNTFGITGISSDAHVSAVSLVTHGTAQAIRIAADRLRPGDIILLEVHRPGPRGSAGSGQFGFIAIEWWPDDFDAIRYAVSKGIIVVEAAGNGGQNLDDAIYNTRPVGHPELGTFPTSWRNPFNPANPTSGAVVVGAGLPPTGTHGRNRHPDWGDVYADRGRCFFSNYGARVDAQGWGWEVTSTGYGDLQGGTDRNQWYTDQFSGTSSASPIVVGALACVQGVLRAHGRIPLSPARAIELLRATGSPQEDGPAFTFIPNMTGTGYPQNHPARPRTQRIGNRPNLRQLIARALETRTWVGVQFTGTIPANGTQCWFTHSWPAHWHVVWTVVPTSPRPGGPQIEWKVKVERASDRHITYWICITNLTPVPVSIEARYAVLGW; encoded by the coding sequence GTGGCAAAACGTGAGGTCGGGCTACGCGCAACAAAAGAAGGCGTGGCTTCTGCAATCGGAGCCGATGTCAGCGCCTTGGCCAATTTTTTCGCTTCTGAAAACGTCTCGATTGAGCCGCTGTTCGGCATGCGCGAGGAGCGGCTTCAAGAAACGGTCGCTTCCCTGGCCAGAGAGACCGGTTCGGAGGTGCCGGATCTGTCCGTCTATTATCATGTCGAGGCTCCCGATGAGCGACTCGATGAACTGGCGAACAGGCTTCGGCAAATGCCGGAGGTCGACGCCGCATACGTAAAGCCCCCTGCGGAACCGGCGGAGTTCCGATTGAACAATATGGCTCCACAACTCGATGAGCCTCCCCACCACACGCCTGATTTTACGGCCCGCCAGGAATATCTCAACGCGGCTCCGGTCGGCATCGACGCGCGCCATGCCTGGACTCTGCCGGGAGGGAGAGGTGCCGGGGTGAATATCATCGATATTGAGTGGGGCTGGCGCTTCACCCATGAAGACTTAACCCAAAACCAAGGAGGCGTGGTTTCAGGAACGAACTCCTCCGTGCTTCGCTCGGAGAATCACGGCACGGCGGTCATTGGCGAATTCAGCGGAGACCGTAATACATTCGGCATCACGGGAATCAGCTCCGACGCCCATGTGAGCGCTGTCTCTCTGGTCACCCACGGTACGGCCCAGGCTATCCGTATTGCCGCCGATCGACTGCGACCGGGCGACATTATCCTTCTTGAAGTCCATCGGCCAGGCCCTCGCGGTTCCGCCGGGAGCGGTCAATTCGGCTTCATTGCCATCGAATGGTGGCCGGATGACTTCGATGCCATTCGCTACGCCGTCAGCAAAGGTATCATCGTTGTCGAAGCGGCTGGCAATGGAGGGCAAAATCTGGACGACGCCATCTACAACACAAGACCTGTTGGGCATCCAGAACTAGGGACGTTTCCGACAAGTTGGAGAAACCCCTTCAACCCCGCCAACCCCACTTCCGGCGCAGTGGTCGTTGGGGCAGGCTTGCCTCCAACAGGGACGCATGGCAGAAATCGCCACCCAGACTGGGGCGACGTGTACGCTGATCGAGGACGGTGCTTTTTTTCAAACTACGGCGCCAGAGTCGATGCGCAAGGATGGGGATGGGAAGTGACCTCGACCGGGTACGGAGACCTCCAGGGAGGAACCGACCGCAACCAATGGTACACGGATCAATTCAGCGGCACTTCAAGCGCTTCTCCCATCGTGGTCGGTGCGTTGGCCTGCGTGCAGGGAGTGCTCCGAGCCCATGGACGGATCCCCCTCAGCCCCGCCCGCGCCATCGAGTTGTTACGAGCCACCGGTTCTCCACAGGAGGACGGACCGGCATTTACGTTTATTCCCAACATGACCGGCACGGGATACCCTCAGAACCATCCAGCCCGTCCACGCACCCAGCGTATCGGCAACCGCCCTAACTTGAGGCAACTCATCGCCCGTGCGTTGGAGACGAGAACGTGGGTCGGCGTTCAATTTACCGGGACCATCCCGGCAAATGGCACCCAATGTTGGTTCACTCATAGCTGGCCTGCGCATTGGCACGTCGTCTGGACCGTTGTGCCGACCAGTCCTCGACCCGGCGGACCACAGATCGAGTGGAAGGTGAAAGTGGAGCGCGCTTCCGACCGACACATCACCTACTGGATCTGCATTACAAATCTGACACCGGTTCCCGTGAGCATTGAGGCACGGTACGCCGTGCTTGGCTGGTAA
- a CDS encoding protoglobin domain-containing protein: MSQQIPGYTYGTAAVAKSPVSPEDFELMKKSALFGEEDVKYLKMSYDVVKDQVEAILDVWYGFVGSQPHLLKAFLGKSDGQPLGDYLGGVRKRFGQWILDTARAEYDQRWLDYQHEIGLRHHRTKKNKTDNAPASADIVPFRDLFALVFPVTFTLKPFLAKKGHSAEDVDKMYNAWLKSCLLQVTLWSYPYVKSGDF; the protein is encoded by the coding sequence ATGAGTCAGCAGATTCCTGGATATACCTATGGCACGGCGGCGGTCGCGAAGTCGCCCGTGTCACCGGAGGACTTCGAGCTCATGAAGAAGAGCGCGTTGTTCGGAGAAGAGGACGTGAAGTATCTGAAGATGTCCTATGACGTGGTGAAAGACCAGGTCGAGGCCATTCTGGACGTGTGGTACGGATTCGTCGGCTCCCAGCCTCACCTGCTCAAGGCGTTTCTCGGCAAGAGCGACGGTCAGCCGCTCGGTGATTACTTGGGCGGCGTCCGCAAGCGGTTCGGTCAGTGGATTCTCGATACCGCGCGCGCCGAGTATGATCAGAGGTGGCTGGATTACCAGCATGAAATCGGGCTTCGGCATCATCGGACCAAGAAAAATAAGACCGACAATGCCCCTGCCTCGGCCGATATCGTGCCGTTCCGTGATTTGTTTGCGCTGGTTTTCCCGGTGACGTTTACGTTGAAACCGTTTCTCGCCAAGAAGGGCCATTCGGCCGAGGATGTGGACAAGATGTACAATGCCTGGCTGAAGTCCTGCCTTCTGCAAGTGACGCTTTGGAGCTACCCCTACGTCAAGAGCGGAGATTTTTAA
- the hemL gene encoding glutamate-1-semialdehyde 2,1-aminomutase produces the protein MRTAKSSRLFAEAQQLIPGGVNSPVRAFRSVGGQPRFIRRAKGSKLYDVDGNVYIDYVLSWGPMIVGHAHQAVVQAIKKAAELGTSYGAPTEWEVKLAKEIRAAFPSMEKVRLVSSGTEAVMSAIRAARGFTKRDGILKFEGCYHGHSDYLLAKAGSGLATLGIPDSPGVPEDFTKHTLTAPYNDLRTVQRLIKDHGSKLACVILEPIAGNMGVVPPAPDFLQALRQLTLDHDILLIFDEVISGFRVCYGGAQTLYGIKPDLTVLGKIIGGGLPVGAYGGRKEIMDLIAPSGPVYQAGTLSGNPLAVAAGLATLKLLKARGVYKQLEAYSAALAKGIGEAARKAGIAVTQTRVGSMLTTFFTPGPVVDWNTAKQSNTQQYGRFFHAMLEQGIYLAPSQFEAAFLSTAHSRQDIEKTIKASHAAFKKL, from the coding sequence ATGAGAACCGCAAAATCATCCCGGCTGTTTGCGGAAGCCCAGCAATTGATCCCCGGCGGAGTGAACAGCCCGGTCAGGGCCTTTCGATCGGTGGGAGGACAGCCACGCTTTATCAGGCGGGCAAAGGGGTCGAAGCTCTACGACGTCGATGGCAATGTTTACATCGACTACGTCCTCTCCTGGGGACCGATGATCGTAGGCCATGCACACCAGGCGGTGGTGCAAGCAATCAAAAAAGCGGCGGAATTGGGAACCAGTTACGGCGCGCCGACGGAATGGGAGGTCAAGCTGGCCAAAGAAATCCGCGCCGCGTTTCCCTCCATGGAAAAGGTCCGCCTCGTCAGTTCCGGAACGGAAGCCGTGATGAGCGCCATTCGCGCCGCCCGAGGTTTCACGAAACGCGACGGCATCCTGAAGTTCGAAGGCTGCTACCACGGCCACAGTGATTACCTGCTGGCGAAAGCCGGCTCCGGTTTGGCGACCTTGGGTATCCCCGACTCGCCCGGTGTCCCCGAAGATTTCACCAAACACACGTTGACGGCTCCCTACAACGATCTTCGCACGGTGCAACGGCTCATCAAGGACCATGGGAGCAAACTGGCTTGCGTCATTCTGGAACCGATCGCCGGCAACATGGGCGTGGTTCCGCCGGCTCCGGACTTCTTGCAAGCATTGCGACAACTGACGCTCGACCACGACATCCTGCTCATCTTCGACGAGGTCATTTCCGGATTTCGCGTGTGCTATGGCGGGGCTCAAACGTTGTACGGGATCAAGCCCGACCTGACGGTGCTGGGGAAAATCATCGGCGGCGGCTTGCCCGTCGGGGCCTATGGGGGCCGGAAAGAGATTATGGATCTGATCGCACCCTCAGGGCCGGTGTACCAAGCAGGAACTCTTTCCGGAAATCCCCTCGCAGTGGCGGCCGGCTTGGCGACACTGAAATTGCTCAAAGCGCGCGGAGTCTACAAGCAGTTGGAAGCCTATTCTGCGGCCCTGGCCAAGGGCATTGGCGAGGCGGCTCGAAAGGCGGGCATTGCCGTGACCCAAACGCGGGTTGGATCAATGCTCACGACGTTCTTTACGCCGGGACCAGTGGTCGATTGGAATACGGCAAAACAATCAAACACTCAACAGTATGGACGGTTCTTTCATGCGATGCTGGAGCAGGGCATCTATCTCGCCCCCTCTCAGTTCGAAGCCGCCTTCCTCTCCACGGCACACAGCAGGCAGGACATTGAAAAGACGATCAAAGCCTCTCACGCCGCGTTTAAGAAACTCTAA
- a CDS encoding HAD family hydrolase yields MGRVPVDLLIFDLDGTLIESKWDIAESVNFTLAQLGLPQRPLEEIFGYVGDGVKKLLRSAVGEGNQGRFEEALRIFRGYYLEHCLDRTTFYPGIEPMLRHFAHKRKAVATNKSIEYTRVIMNGLGPGHFTYMVGGDDGFGLKPEPGMLLHIMEKLSVSKDRTVLVGDSTNDINGGHNAGIRVCAVGYGMGNREKMAACQPDWFVERPEELMEIFE; encoded by the coding sequence ATGGGACGGGTCCCGGTGGATCTGCTGATTTTCGATCTCGACGGCACGCTCATCGAATCCAAATGGGACATCGCCGAGTCCGTGAACTTTACCTTGGCTCAATTGGGCTTGCCGCAACGTCCGTTGGAAGAGATTTTTGGGTACGTCGGCGACGGCGTGAAGAAGCTGCTTCGGTCGGCGGTGGGAGAGGGAAACCAGGGCCGGTTCGAGGAGGCGCTGCGGATCTTTCGCGGATATTACCTGGAGCACTGTCTCGATCGGACGACCTTCTATCCGGGGATCGAGCCGATGCTGCGACACTTTGCGCACAAGCGGAAGGCGGTCGCCACCAACAAATCGATCGAATACACCAGGGTGATTATGAACGGTTTGGGGCCGGGGCATTTCACGTACATGGTCGGCGGAGACGATGGATTCGGACTGAAACCGGAGCCCGGCATGCTGTTGCACATCATGGAGAAACTGAGCGTCTCAAAAGACCGGACGGTGCTGGTGGGAGACAGCACCAACGACATCAACGGCGGGCACAACGCCGGCATCCGCGTCTGCGCCGTCGGGTATGGCATGGGCAACCGAGAAAAAATGGCGGCCTGCCAACCGGATTGGTTCGTCGAGCGGCCTGAAGAACTGATGGAGATTTTCGAATGA
- a CDS encoding putative inorganic carbon transporter subunit DabA yields MPQREQTFYRAWRALAQNDLTLRLLGIRNAADTLRGLPERSEDALLDLVHDMRIPRAAREPYFSQHQAALLSWVGYLKRRSHQKGHPRQEAYSIDLVEYLAIRLFYERELVESACHAHLGLAGTDRRTAAVRVRFPGRLSSAA; encoded by the coding sequence ATGCCGCAGCGGGAGCAGACATTTTACCGGGCCTGGCGCGCCCTCGCACAGAATGACCTGACCCTGCGGCTCCTTGGAATCCGAAACGCGGCGGACACGCTCCGAGGCCTCCCCGAGCGCTCCGAAGATGCCCTGTTGGATCTTGTGCATGACATGCGGATTCCGCGCGCCGCACGGGAACCGTATTTTTCTCAACATCAGGCCGCCCTGCTGAGCTGGGTCGGCTACCTCAAACGGCGCTCCCATCAAAAGGGCCATCCCCGGCAGGAAGCCTATTCGATCGATCTGGTAGAGTACCTCGCGATTCGGCTTTTCTATGAGCGAGAGCTGGTAGAATCGGCCTGTCATGCACATCTGGGCCTTGCCGGCACCGACAGACGAACTGCGGCGGTACGAGTGCGATTTCCCGGCCGCCTCTCGTCTGCGGCGTGA
- a CDS encoding isocitrate/isopropylmalate dehydrogenase family protein, whose amino-acid sequence MAKHVVTMIPGEGTGPEICEAVRMVIDASGVDIKWEYEDIGLDCLEKYGTLLPEKTIQSIAKNKVALKGPTTTPIGTGHKSANVTLRKVFDLYANVRPVRLIPALKRPWDKLDIINFRENTEDSYAAIEHMVSDEVAQCLKVITWPGSYRIADFALKWARDNGRKKVYCVHKANIMKMTDGLFLEAFREAAKKYPDIETGDIIVDNCSMQLVRNPGQFDCLVLPNLYGDILTDLCAGLMGGLGFAPGANVGDNCAIFEAVHGSAPKYAGMKKVNPSAVLISGVMMLRWLGEKEAADRIEKAMYQVLDEGKRVTYDVGGTAKTDEYAQAIIDKMRAGTK is encoded by the coding sequence ATGGCAAAGCACGTAGTGACGATGATTCCGGGAGAGGGCACGGGACCGGAGATTTGCGAGGCCGTGCGCATGGTGATCGACGCAAGCGGCGTCGACATCAAGTGGGAATATGAAGACATCGGTCTCGATTGTCTCGAAAAATACGGGACGCTCTTGCCGGAGAAAACGATTCAGAGCATCGCCAAAAACAAAGTGGCGCTGAAGGGCCCGACGACGACGCCCATCGGAACCGGGCACAAGAGCGCCAACGTCACGCTGCGGAAGGTGTTCGATCTGTACGCCAACGTGCGGCCCGTGCGGCTTATCCCCGCGCTGAAACGGCCGTGGGACAAATTGGACATCATCAATTTCCGCGAGAACACCGAGGACTCCTACGCGGCCATCGAGCACATGGTCTCCGACGAAGTGGCGCAGTGTCTCAAGGTCATCACCTGGCCGGGGTCCTATCGCATCGCGGACTTCGCGTTGAAGTGGGCGCGGGACAACGGGCGCAAAAAAGTCTACTGCGTCCACAAGGCCAACATCATGAAGATGACGGACGGACTGTTCCTCGAAGCCTTCCGGGAAGCCGCCAAGAAATATCCCGATATCGAGACGGGCGACATCATCGTGGACAACTGCTCCATGCAGTTGGTGCGCAACCCCGGCCAGTTCGACTGCCTGGTGCTGCCGAATCTCTACGGGGACATTTTGACGGACCTCTGCGCGGGCCTGATGGGCGGCCTTGGCTTCGCGCCGGGCGCCAACGTCGGCGACAATTGCGCCATCTTCGAAGCCGTCCATGGCTCGGCGCCGAAGTACGCCGGCATGAAAAAGGTGAACCCGTCCGCCGTGCTGATCTCCGGCGTGATGATGCTCCGCTGGCTCGGCGAGAAGGAGGCGGCGGACCGCATCGAGAAGGCCATGTACCAGGTGTTGGACGAAGGCAAGCGGGTCACCTACGACGTGGGGGGCACCGCGAAGACCGATGAATATGCGCAGGCGATCATCGACAAGATGCGCGCCGGAACGAAGTAA